In the genome of Misgurnus anguillicaudatus chromosome 11, ASM2758022v2, whole genome shotgun sequence, one region contains:
- the LOC129415537 gene encoding kinesin-like protein KIF20A isoform X1, with protein sequence MKCNFSEDCVAMQPPETVLLKAPRTSLSARLSDKSVPVTAQRFQFSKVYGPDTTQKEIFDGTVKSLVQHVLEGQNCLVFTYGVTNAGKTFTFLGPDNDSGFLPRSLNMIFGSLEGRIFNQMCLKPQRCRDFIRLTKKTGK encoded by the exons ATGAAGTGCAATTTCTCTGAG GACTGTGTGGCCATGCAGCCTCCAGAGACTGTGCTTTTAAAAGCACCACGAACATCGCTCTCTGCCAGACTCAGTGATAAATCAGTTCCTGTTACAGCTCAACGTTTCCAGTTCTCTAAG GTTTATGGTCCAGACACAACGCAGAAGGAGATATTTGATGGTACAGTGAAGAGCCTTGTCCAGCATGTGCTTGAAGGACAGAATTGTCTGGTGTTTACATACGGTGTTACCAATGCAGGGAAGACCTTCACCTTTTTAG GTCCAGATAATGATTCAGGCTTCCTGCCTCGTTCCCTCAACATGATCTTTGGCAGTTTAGAGGGCCGCATTTTTAACCAGATGTGCCTGAAACCTCAAAGGTGCAGAGATTTTATCAGGCTGAccaaaaaaacaggaaaatga
- the LOC129415537 gene encoding kinesin-like protein KIF20B isoform X2 — MKCNFSEDCVAMQPPETVLLKAPRTSLSARLSDKSVPVTAQRFQFSKVYGPDTTQKEIFDGTVKSLVQHVLEGQNCLVFTYGVTNAGKTFTFLGFLPRSLNMIFGSLEGRIFNQMCLKPQRCRDFIRLTKKTGK; from the exons ATGAAGTGCAATTTCTCTGAG GACTGTGTGGCCATGCAGCCTCCAGAGACTGTGCTTTTAAAAGCACCACGAACATCGCTCTCTGCCAGACTCAGTGATAAATCAGTTCCTGTTACAGCTCAACGTTTCCAGTTCTCTAAG GTTTATGGTCCAGACACAACGCAGAAGGAGATATTTGATGGTACAGTGAAGAGCCTTGTCCAGCATGTGCTTGAAGGACAGAATTGTCTGGTGTTTACATACGGTGTTACCAATGCAGGGAAGACCTTCACCTTTTTAG GCTTCCTGCCTCGTTCCCTCAACATGATCTTTGGCAGTTTAGAGGGCCGCATTTTTAACCAGATGTGCCTGAAACCTCAAAGGTGCAGAGATTTTATCAGGCTGAccaaaaaaacaggaaaatga